A region of the Prinia subflava isolate CZ2003 ecotype Zambia chromosome 17, Cam_Psub_1.2, whole genome shotgun sequence genome:
ttaataataataataataatacataGAAGCTCTGACAACACtggccagctccagctggatgTAAATAACCTGGAAATTCCACTGGAATAGCTAAAGGCCAAGACTGTCAGGGTAAAAGACCTGATGCACATCTCCAGAGTGGGTGGAGGTGACTCACAGCACAACTGACCCTGTAGAAGACAACACTGAAACCTGAAAGGGACCCAGAACTGACATTGTTTGACAGAACCAGCCCTGATGATGTAAggttaataaaaataattcatggACTTGTGCTGGATCTGAGGCATGAGGAGAATGAGGCTAAAAGAGAAAATCTGATTATATTCTGTGGCCTCATGAACATGAGAAACCACAGAGCCTGTTCTCACAGGAACAAATATATAAAGATTTTACAGGTAGGGAGGGCAGGCAATGCAACATACAAAGATTGATATTGCTAAATGTGTTTTTGTCAGTTCAGTGTCCATTGGAGGTTATGGAAAGCTCCAAAGGGAGACCtcagagagagctgggggtCTGGTCTGCCACTGAAAAATGAGTGTGGAACGGTGCCTGTGTGTGTTCTGTGGGAGAGGATCAGCCTAGTGCCACCCATGTCATCCAAAGGGACAGGATTCCCTACAGGAAAGAGCCATGGAAGCAGAACAGGGTGCAGGGGGTGTTTGTGTGAGAATCAGACACCCCTTCTACAGGGCACAGAGCCTTCCCTGGATTAGTGATgtcctccctggggctgtgcactgaggggacactgcATCTCCGGTGCCTCTGATTGTCCTACAGCCCTGTGCCCACCTGTGGGGGagctggctgtcccctgtccctttGGGTGCTGTCACTGTCCCACGGGCAcaccctgtgcacagccctgttACCCCTGTGGGTACCTGCAGGTGCCAGctgtggctctggctgcagtgtggcacagaggggctttgtgggcagtgctgtgcccgtgtctgcacagcagctgggaggtgAAATAAATTGCTCACACAGGGAGCTTGAACCAATGTCTTTGTGAGTGCAGCAGGGACCGTCCTGCTGGAAGGCAGGTGGGAGCTCTGCCACCAAAGTGTCCCCATGGAGATGTGCCCAGCAGGTTCAGGGTGTGGCTGTGGCCCCCTCCCATCGCCCAAGGTGTCTGgatctgtgctggcactgggaatgatctgctttcagtgcttttgtaaatgttttttttctcctccctgttATTTTTGGAATAAGCTTTAGAATGGGTTagagcccagcagaggggaaggggggctgAACTCTCACGTTGCCTCTTGCCCTCCTCGgggcctggcaggagcagcagggtggaCTGTTCTGGGGTTTGGTGTGTTTGTCACACTGAGACCAGGGAAGCGACTCTTTCCAAGAAGTGTCACTGACTCTGAGAGGGACTGGGTGAACCAGTGGGGCAGGGGAGTGTGGCTGCCACTGACACTGAGCCACGTAGCACCAggacatccctgcagccccgcACTCTCACCTTcacagagcaggctgcaggGCCTGTGGGGGACACACTGCTCATCCATGGCACATTCCTCGTTCCCAGATGCAGAggaaggagctccaggagctccatttTCCTGTGTGTCCTCCGTGACCAGcagcctccttcccctgggACAGGCTCCATAGCAGTGCTCACCTTGAGGGGCCCTTGCAAGGGGCCACAGCCTCTCAGCTGGGTTAACACATCTGAGCTGGCCCAGCCAGCtcagactgggagagctggaggtcacagcccttcccctgtcccactgctgggTGGTGATTTAGGAGCACATGGCAGAGTTTTGTACCCTGGCCCCTGTTACCTGGAAGGGAACCTGGTTGGGCTCACCACTGCTGCTCATCGTTGTGCCCTGGGTTTGTGCCCCTGGAACCAAGGATTCAGTTGGGCAGAGGAAGGTTTGAAATTCCCAGGTCTCATCTCAGTGTGTGTTCAAGTTACGATGCTGATTTATTTGATGTGCAAAGCATttttagataaataaataaaaaagaacaggCACAATTTTCTAACAAGTAATGTCATTTAATGAATGATACACTCTAGAAAATAGAAACTACCCAGATGCTGGTTGGTTGGTCTGTTTGGGGCTGGGAGAAGGCCCTTGCTTGGACGTACAACGCCTCTGTGGGATTCTTTTGTCAGCATTTGTAGTTGCTGGAAACAAGGAAACGTCCATAGATTGAAAGAGACACCAAAGGAGCAATTGTTTTCTAAAACGTGGGAAGAGTGCAGGATGCCCTCCCACTCTGTGTCACTGGGCGGGTGGCATGAGGGCTCAGAGCTCACCAACACCTTCACAGACAATCCCTACCTAAAAGGGACAGACTCAACCGGcggggctgccacagcccagtCCTCCAAAGCCACCACGGGCCTCGAGCTTTCCACAGCGCCTGCGGGCTCTGGTGCTTCCTGCGCGCTTTTCTGCACGTGTTGTGTCTCTTCCCTCAAGGTCTGGCTGCTGATTCCAGGGAATATGCTTTTCAGAATGTCACAGTAGACCGTGTAGAGCTCTGGGTCTATCCTGGGCTTGGGCAGGGCGCGGGCGTTGCAGGCCTGCTCGGAGGCCGGGTGCTGTGGCCAGTAGACGTCGCTGAAGAGGGCGGTGAGGATCTTGTGGGCAGCCTTGTAAGGGTCCTCCTCAAACTGCACCATGGCCTTGAGCTCCATCAGGGTGTAGCCGTTGTACCTCTTGCTGTCCTCGGCCAGGGGCTGCACCGTCTCCCCGATGTGTCTCACCTTCCACTTCAGGCATTTCAGGTCTTCCTTTACATCCTCTAGCTCTTTCTCCATGGCTTGGAATTCCTGTGTGGTTACAAATCTCCTGCCAAGGAAAGAAGTGGCAGAGACAGGGAGGAGTTCAGCGGCTCGGAGCAGGGGGATGGCCCAGCTCGCCCCGGGTCGGAGCCGTGGAGGTTTGGGAGGGACATCCCGGCCGTGTCACTGAGCAccatcccctgctctgctctgccggGCTccaagggacagcagagcttctctctgctgccttccctaCAGGGGAAAGTTGTGCTGTTTGTTTGGAAGGACAGGAGGTGCCTGAAACCTGTgccctgctggaggagctgaggctgctgacCTGGCCCAGGTCTGTCATGAGGTGTGGAGAGCTAAGTGGGTGTATGGAAATAGGGCATTTTGCTTCCTGGGTACCAGGGTTAGTGGAAGCACAGGGTGGGTACTGGAAAACAAACTCTGGGAACATCTGAACCATAAAAGATATCTAACTTTCTTTATGGGGGGCTCTTAATGATTCTATGCCAACATGGGCCATTTGAGGACTAAGATACCCGTGTAGTCTGGATACATACCTCTCATGATCAGGATCTTCCAGATCTGATTCAAACCCCTTTCCTGTATTCTTTAACTCAGTTTTAGAATAGCCAGGAGCCTGGGAACTCTCTTCAGGAGTCGCTGTTGCTGGAGGCCTTGTGCTTGTCCTGGTTGGGGTCAGTGTGTGATCTGAAGCTGAAGCTCGTAGGTTTTGTGCTGTGTGAGGACAGAAGGTGGAGAAGGAAGCTGCATTGATCCCTGGGCTGACTGGAGAGGAGTCAGAGTATTGCTGTGGCTTGGCTGAGCTGGGTGTTAGACTGAGCCTGAGGCTGGCTGGGCAAGATGCTGGAATAGTCCTTGCTCCCAGTGGGCTGGAACACGATATTGCTAAATTTGTATCTCTTTGCTCAAGTGGTTGAGGGTCTGGTGATTCCCCTGGGGCCAATCTAGTGATGGAGGTGATGTCCAGCAGGGTTTGATCCTGAACCATGGAGATCTGGCTGGTCGGTTCTGATGAAAGTGAAGAGCTGCTTGATGTGTTGCTGGAAGAGCTTGACGTAGCGAATGGGGGTATTTTCTGAGCATTATGGTCACTCCTGTTCCTCTGCGGGCTAGTGACACTTAGAGCTGGGTGTTGTGAAGCCCTAAAGAAAGACAAACACACACTTTTTCCTCTGGACTGGGCTACAGGCTTATAAGAAAATTTCAGGCCTATTTTGGGACAATTTTAAGCCTGTTTCCCATAACTGCATTTCCCCACAGGCTGATTTGCCTCTCGTGTCTGTATAAAACCTGCTTCTCGTGACCAAGAGCAAAGCACTTGAGAATAAGGCACATGAATTCAGGaccagctcctccctgctgccaacTGAGCACATATCAACTATCCTCTGTCAGAACCACTGGGACATCCACGTTCTCCTTCCCAAAAGTCACACAGCTCTGCGAGAACCAAGGATTCggtgctggggaaggacagGAAGGGATGAAAGCTACTGGCATGTGACTGTGAGAACACAAAAACCTGGCTGCAGGTGGCCACGGCgcctctccctgcccatcctgcccagGGTGAAGACCTGCCTTCCTTCTGTGGGCCCTCAAGCTTCAGTCTGCTGGGAGCACTGCCTGGGAACCCAGGGAATTGGAGGATGGCTAAATTTTTCTTCGTTTGTCAATACTGATAGCAGGAGAGGAAGATATTCCACCCCTGTGGCCTGGAATTGTCCTGACAGGTAGGGaatgcagctggaaatgccTTGACCTTGAAGGGGAACACAAGGACAACGGCTGTGCAGATCATGGTGCAGGATTTCTAACAGCCAAAGGACATGACAAGCTTTTGTAGTGATGCCAGGGACCAACTGAGTCTTTTTGTGCATCTGGGAAATTCTTGTGGTGGAAGACAGCAGCAAATCCTGCTCTGGATGGGATGTGTGAGATCTGTACACGAGGTCCTGTCCTGTCAGCTACACACTCACTTCTCCTCCCTGCACCTTCTCAGTGTTGGATGCAATTAAACACCAAACATTTCAGGTTCTAAAGAGCATGTCTCACACCTCTGGGCTTCAATAGGGTTAATTTGCTAAATCACAGCTTAATTATCAGgtttaaatcaaatttaaagGTTTTATAATTGGAAATGCAGGCAGTTACAGAGCTACCGCATAAAAGCAGAGCCTAAAAGGAATCATAAAATGGGTTGTGTAAAGGGCAGGAGAGAAAACAACACACACGTGTTCCAGGGAGCACCTGGGACTGCCTTGCCTTCTTAACCTGGCTGAACAGCACTGGAGAGCCAGAACTGCCAGCTGGGCAtgaggaaaagctttttcaCCCCGAGGGTGTTCAAACAGGGGGGTAGATCGGGATCTCCATCCTTGGACGTGTTCAGATCTAACTGGACAGGGAATGAAGCAGCCTGATCCAGCCTGGACATtctgggagcacagggctgcactAGAGCCCTCCGGGGTCCCTGTCCACTCTGTGTTATTCTGTGGTTCTGCCTAactatgaaaataatttattcctcCCCCTGTTCCCCTTTCTCCTGTCATTCCTCTCCCCTCTGAGTCCCACCtcaccttccttctcttccactGGACCCTCTGGGCTGTCCCTTTTCCTACTGACTTTATAGTGCTTGTTGCAGGAGAGTCCctcataaataaaaatgaggGTTTTTATGGGAAAACCAGAGTTAATTGGCTCAGAGGGATTGCTGCCCCTTCCTTGCATGTCAGGGTCAGTAGCTCAGGCTTTGGAACCTGGGAGACAAGAGACAACCCCATTTTAAggcaattaaaacaaaaatgcatttttgctgttaaaattaCATGTATTTATCCTAAAATATCTCACTGTGTAAAATGATCTGAGAACAATCCCTGCCTACATTCCAGGGAGGATAGGGTATGCACAGTAAGTGAAAGGCTATTTGGGTGCACATACAGTCTGAAAGACTTCATTTCACATGTTTAGCAGTGTGGGACAGGGTTGGCTTTTGGGGGGGGtggtttggggagttttttgCATAAATCCAGGATTAGCTGTAGGAGATGAAGCATTTATTGAAAGATGCAATTTAGAAGAATGACAGAAAGCACGTTTCATAACTAATCCCACTGAAATTTATATAAGAAACCTTTCAATTCACCTGTGCACtggaggaaacagaaaatgtattaTAAACTGCCAGCTTattttgcttcccttttccaCCCCTTAGTTTTCATGGCCTGCCATGCTGCACATGGGACTGCATTCACTTGTATCATCCTCCTTATCttggaagcagaaaaaatggTAGCTCAAGAAGCAATGTTAAAGCAAAATGTCAGTCTGGATGTTAGCAGAGGTAAATGAGGACAGAACTGAGACCTTTAGTTGTGGAATTTCCTGGTGGGCAAGGCTCTGCCTGAAGACAGGAATGAgattcccactgctgccagggcagcagggctggatctTCGACCCGGTGCTTTATCAGAGGGGATTTTTCCCCACTCGTTTTCTGAATGTGGTGAATCACTCTGAACTGAATAAATTACAGGAAGAATTGCAAGGCCCGGAGTTGGAATCAATGGTGACATGAAATAGGCAGCTGATTGCAGCTGTCAGGTACCTCCACAAGGAGAAACCTTGGCTCAACTTTGAGCGACACTTCAAATGCGTCAAGCCCTTGTTGTCTGCCGcctcccagcctgtgctgctcagcataTAAAGCATGTTCCCCGTTGTCACAGTGACCTTGGCTGCCGTCTGTGCCTTGCCCTCTCCAGCTGAGCTGGTGCTACAGACTTTTTCTGGAGACTTTTGAAAGTTGCCTGCACATCCAGCACCACTTTGCTTCCATGGCGCTCATGAccgaaggaaaaaaaaaccctcagtggATAtccattattttaatgaatcaTTTCCACCGTGTTTTAAACCTAGAGTTCTTCTGATGAACTTGtctgaatagaaaaaaaacacacTATGCTTTAGAGTGAAGCACTGAGGGATTGGTTGCATAAATCTCACTGTAGACAGCCGGGGTGGGAGGATGGTAAAAGAGCTGTGGGATGGACTCAGGGGAAATGCCTACAGGGTGATGACATGagaataaaactatttttttcaagGCCTCCTCTTTGTCAGGTGACCCTTCTGAAATGCCCACGCTGCCAAAACAGTGACATATTATTTCTTTAacactgaattaattttgaataatCTTTCAGTTTTCTACAAGAGAAGCTGGTGTCCTGAACTCTGGGTTTATCTGCCTCAAATAACACCACAGCTTTCAGCCACAGACAGTAAGAATTTGCTGTTTCCTGCTCAGCTCTTCCTCTTCTGGGCTATTTATCTCTTCTTTGGCTCTGCCACCACACCTGTCCCTCCTTGTCCTTTGTGATATttctcctgcctctctctgcccATTTGACATTCACCATCTGCATCTCTCCCACCTGCCCCGTGGGATCCATGCTCCTCATGTTAATGCCTCATGGTAGGAGAGCTCTGGAGGAAAGGGTGGAAGTGGCATGGACATACAGATCTGAAATCAGGGAGAATTGCTGGCTGGAGCCCAGTAACAGTGAACATTTCTTGCTAATAAATACCTGTGCAACAACATCGAAAATATCCTGATGTGAAACTTCTATATTTTTGTGCAGTGACTATTCACAGCTGGAGCATTGAgatctcccagccctgcacttctgaaagaaaaagttgaGACCTCCAAGGTCAAAAATGACAGTAAATAGACTTTAAAAGTGCCTGGAAATGCTAAATTTGGTATATCCGGGTGTATCAGATGTATAGGGGCCAGTGCCATATGTGTGCACAGGAAGGCACcttggggacagcagaggatgCCAGGTTATAGTTAGAGCTCCTGGTGCTGTTCTCAGCTCAGGCAAGTTTAAACCCTGCTAAAGGGgcataaaggaaataaaataattttatttttaaccttgtTAAAAGAGAATTATAGTTCAGTGATGGACATTAAGTGGTTTAATACCGAATCATCAAGACTGAATAACTGCATTGTCCTGATTGGGACTCCCCTGAATTCAAGCTTCTGATGTAATTTATAATTTAAGGGCACTTCTTAAAACAGAGAGCTCAGTCTTGCCAACAGAAGAACCTGATATCCTGCCCTGGCATGAGGCCCTTTGTGCTACCTGTGCTCCCACAGTGCTGTTGGGCTGCTCCAAAACCTTTAACATTCTCTTCCAAAATCACCTGGCCAGGTGGTGTTTGTCTTCCACAATTGCTCAGCCTCGTTCTCCTCTTTACAGCCTTTGCTCTTCCAGTCCTCAGGGGCATTCCCCAAAGTCCTTTCCTCTCAACAAGGACAGGTTTTGTCTTCGTGGGAGGACAGAAAGATTCCCAATGCCTGAGGATGAGCCagtgttcctcatctgcagtttgGCTCAGACTGGAGCCTCCTCAGAGCACTCCTGAGGGCAGCTGGCAGgtcctgcagggaaggaggtgctggttgaggagagcagcaggagtaACTCCAGCTGGTGCTTCCTGGTGTCCTGCTGGCACGGGGCCACCCCTGTGGGAAGTGTCCGTGGAGTGCTCCCAGTGACCTGCTGGCATTTCctctgctggtggcactgggttGGTCTGCTCCAGGTGATGTGTCCCCTTCTTCCATGCCCCCATGGGGTCAGTGTGCCCGtggtggctgctctgccttcAGCCAAGCCCTTCTCACGCTGTTCTCTTGCCACTCTCAATCCTCTGCTGGCCACGGGCCCCTGGAAGGGGGAATGTGACAAGGACTGGGAGCATGGGACCCTGGAACCAGCACCAAGGAGGATCCTGGGCTCAGGCCTGGGCCAGTCATGGCTTGGTGGTCTtgctggaggaaggagaggtTCATCTGAACGTTGTGAGGCTTTGTGCCATCCCAAGCAGCAGTAACTAATGGTTTTCCCTCACTAATAAGCATGGATAATGAGCATTTTGCAGCTTCTATTGGATTTGTAAGTAAACTGTGAACTGAGAGCACAACTTCACTCCTGTCACTTCATTAATATTGATCTGATTTCATTACAGAAGGTAATGGATGTGAGGCTGAGCCTGATGGAATATTGAGGGATGGCCACTGTTCTTTACCTGACTCTGGGCTTCTCGTTTGGGGTTTGccttcccagagctgtcagcaCTCTGTGGGATGAGCTCTGGGTCCTTTAAAATGGAAACGCTTGGGACAGGGCTGCCCATAGGACCAGCAGAGCTGGTTCCTTGGAACACCTATTGTCAAGGCTTGTTATTGGTTCTTTGAAACAAAGACCTCTGGAGAGGcttcaataataaaataaagcacatttGAGCACCTGCCAGGAGCTTGGCTGGTGAGAAACTTTCTCAGGAAACGTGACCCAGATCAGTTCTGTACCAACAGACATTTTCAGGCCTGTGAGGATGAAGGACAAGGATCTGCCTGTGGAAAGGTCCATGACTGACATGACATTTTCAAGGAGCAGGAGTTACCAAGATGACAAACCgagctggagagcagtgccagcactaTCATGCCTGTGGGGACACCACCTGCAGTGACATGGGACTGGAGAGCTGTTCCAGCAGgtctggggagggagcaggaccCTCAGGGGTTGGGGTTACAGACACCAAACTTCCGTGAGTGTGTGGCTGAGATGTGCATCTCAGCAAGACAGAGGCAGCAAATTGCCATGAGGTTTCCAAATTTTAACAGCGCAGAGCCAGCAAGTCACTCTCCCAAGGCTCCCTCCTGCTGAATGAAGGATCACTTGCTTTCTTTCCAAGGAAATAGATGCATGAAACTGCACACATCTTTCCTGGAGAGTAAAGAAAAAGTATAGTattcagagcagggcaggagccatGCTCCAACATTGCTCTGTACATTGAAGCACTGATTCCCATAGCTTAAAGCAAGAGCTCTTGCAAACACTGAATAAAAGCACTGCAATTTCCAGAGAAAGTGCAAGAAATGGCATTAATTATACTAACGTTATTGTCTACCAAAGCTGCTTTCAATCATTTTTATATTCAATAGCATGCATCATCATGAATTGGTGACAAATATAGATGAAAAAAGGTAGTGATAATGAAAGTTATACAGGTGTAAATTAGAGCATATTTTTAAACTACTATGAAGTCACAGCTTCTTGAGATAACACAAAATTATAGGATATGTGCACATCCTAAATTGAATGCTGGAGAATTCTGCACTGTTCTTATGCTGGTTGGTTATCTCTTGGGCAATGCTGTCTGGGAAAGCAACAAACCTCTGTTCCCAAAGCTTCCTACTCCAAACCTGGTGCTGGGCCCCGGGGAGGCAGCGTGGGGACAGGACAAGCCATTGTGTGCCGCACACATTCGAGCCACGGTCACTTACTATTTGGGGAGCAGCTATGGAGGCACTGTAACCTCAGGTCCCCAGCCTCAGCCCTCTCCTCCTCAGCCCTGGAAAAGAGAATATAGAAGTAGCACCTTTAACAGAAACAAAGGCTGCTCCCAAATGTACACAAATGGAAGGGTGAAAACCAATAAGAGTCCAACGTACCTGGGCTCCTCCATCTATAGCCAGGCCCACCATGGAGAGGGTGATGGGCTCAGCAAGGACTTGGTTCCCCTGGCTTTGCCCCTCTTGGGAGAAAATGTAAAGAGGCCATGGGGAATAGAAATGAGGGCTCAGGGCTGCATGTCTCcactccttccctctccaggaTGGATCTAAGCACCGGGGCCCAACAGCATTGTGCAGTACGTGTGTGTTGGCAGTGGGGatggtgctgctctgcaccaTTTTAGTGCCAGTCCATGTGATTTCcagaaggagcagctctgtggataAAGCTTCCTGTGTTGCAGAATAAAGTACAGAACAAACCCAAGGCAGGAGGTTGCACTCACCCCTGTGCACTGAAGAAAGGGGAATAGGAAGATTGGAAATATTGATGTCTGTGTGAAGAGCTACTGACTCTGCCAATGGGAGGTACATTAGGTCAGTAACTGAAACCCTGTTCAGATACCTGGGTGACCAAGGAGGAAACCAGAGCAAAAGGTTGGCATGTCTTTAGAAGGCGTTGGTATGATCTGCACATCTGACACGAGCACAGTGGAGTCACAGGAAGCAAGCTGTGAGGATGATACATTACAGAAATgtgcaaaaggggaaaaagcagCGTGTGAATGATGATTTGAAAAGTTCTGGTTCTCACAGTGGTGGGAATAGCCCTG
Encoded here:
- the GSG1L gene encoding germ cell-specific gene 1-like protein isoform X1; its protein translation is MVQDQTLLDITSITRLAPGESPDPQPLEQRDTNLAISCSSPLGARTIPASCPASLRLSLTPSSAKPQQYSDSSPVSPGINAASFSTFCPHTAQNLRASASDHTLTPTRTSTRPPATATPEESSQAPGYSKTELKNTGKGFESDLEDPDHERRFVTTQEFQAMEKELEDVKEDLKCLKWKVRHIGETVQPLAEDSKRYNGYTLMELKAMVQFEEDPYKAAHKILTALFSDVYWPQHPASEQACNARALPKPRIDPELYTVYCDILKSIFPGISSQTLREETQHVQKSAQEAPEPAGAVESSRPVVALEDWAVAAPPVESVPFR